The Methanocella arvoryzae MRE50 genome includes a region encoding these proteins:
- a CDS encoding metal-dependent transcriptional regulator — translation MKDIDGYELSPKKNELLKYLLERDGVAKTTDIAGDFSVDPSTITKMIGELSVTGLIEHVPYRGVTLTDTGREYAGFLIRRHRILGLMLSHYGLTHEEACAEASRFESYVSKETIDRICASLGHPTMGLCGRIKHDTCCCCPNDDM, via the coding sequence ATGAAAGACATCGACGGGTACGAGCTGAGCCCAAAAAAGAACGAGCTGCTCAAGTACCTGCTGGAACGGGACGGAGTGGCGAAGACCACAGACATCGCAGGGGACTTCAGCGTCGACCCGTCCACGATCACCAAGATGATCGGTGAGCTGTCGGTCACCGGGCTGATCGAGCACGTCCCATACAGGGGCGTCACGCTGACAGATACGGGCAGGGAGTATGCAGGTTTTCTGATACGGCGGCACCGCATTCTGGGGCTGATGCTGTCCCACTACGGGCTCACCCACGAAGAGGCGTGCGCCGAGGCCTCCAGATTCGAGAGCTACGTAAGCAAAGAGACGATCGACCGGATCTGCGCTTCGCTGGGCCACCCGACAATGGGCCTCTGCGGGCGGATCAAGCACGACACGTGCTGCTGCTGCCCGAATGACGACATGTAG
- the cbiQ gene encoding cobalt ECF transporter T component CbiQ, giving the protein MPSNTSGHIPDLDLITYYSENNRTFFGRMSPWTKALMLVVIVLFITLIKSMALLAALYVAVLLVYAVAGLPLRRLFAWYTLPLIFVLSLVLLMMWNVPGNTLFSIGVAGYSVTLTDNGLLLVARLTIKALISVTFSLFFLMTTKYNYFSTMIYRIFPAPVDQIFLMSYRFIFITLKMVDAMIKALRSRGSGLISGVAKQGRLFAEVFALVFIRSYDRADRINKAMESRGYSGKYIAVTRLPPMKLADYGFVLLSVAVTACLAWRGL; this is encoded by the coding sequence ATGCCCAGCAATACTTCCGGGCACATTCCAGACCTTGACCTGATCACGTATTACAGCGAGAACAACCGCACTTTCTTCGGGAGGATGAGCCCGTGGACTAAAGCGCTGATGCTGGTCGTTATCGTGCTCTTCATCACGCTGATCAAAAGCATGGCTCTGCTGGCAGCGCTATATGTTGCCGTATTGCTGGTCTACGCCGTTGCAGGACTGCCACTGAGGCGCCTGTTCGCATGGTATACACTGCCCCTAATCTTCGTGCTATCGCTGGTCCTGCTTATGATGTGGAACGTGCCGGGGAATACCCTGTTTTCCATCGGCGTTGCAGGCTACAGCGTGACGCTGACAGATAACGGGCTGCTACTCGTAGCCCGGCTCACGATTAAAGCGCTAATCTCCGTGACCTTCTCGCTGTTCTTCCTGATGACGACGAAGTACAATTATTTCTCGACGATGATCTACCGGATCTTTCCCGCCCCTGTCGACCAGATCTTCCTGATGTCCTACCGCTTTATCTTCATCACGCTGAAGATGGTGGACGCGATGATCAAGGCACTGCGATCGAGGGGCAGCGGCCTGATATCAGGAGTGGCAAAGCAGGGAAGGCTGTTTGCCGAAGTTTTCGCCCTCGTGTTCATCCGCTCATACGACAGGGCCGACCGAATCAACAAGGCCATGGAAAGCCGCGGCTATAGCGGCAAGTACATCGCCGTGACCAGACTGCCGCCCATGAAGCTGGCCGACTACGGGTTCGTGCTGCTTTCCGTGGCGGTAACCGCCTGCCTCGCCTGGAGGGGGTTGTAG
- a CDS encoding energy-coupling factor ABC transporter ATP-binding protein, which produces MTLHRFTNQHEACPEGQELIHVDCVSHTYPDGSVGIHQMCFRVHPGEIVGLCGANGSGKSTLIEHLNGLLEPSEGRIAVLGADMKGRRKDIWKNVGIVFQRSDDQLFAPTVLDDVMFGPINMGLSIADAKKAAEEALETVGAAHLAQKMPNYLSGGQKRLVCIAGVLAMKPKVIAMDEPTSDLDPQHAEIVEQIIRDLRNRHGISVVIATHDMDMAARLCDRICVVKGGSIIADGTPADVFYDGQILAESGLKKPRVAETYEAICRVTGTSPCNRPITPEDLALCVEEMLKERLKTNLGDTQNSSKDFASGGI; this is translated from the coding sequence ATGACGTTACACAGATTCACCAATCAACATGAAGCCTGCCCTGAAGGACAGGAGCTGATCCACGTAGACTGCGTGAGCCACACCTACCCGGACGGCAGCGTAGGCATCCACCAGATGTGCTTCCGCGTCCACCCCGGTGAGATCGTCGGCCTCTGCGGGGCGAACGGCTCCGGAAAGTCGACGCTGATCGAGCACCTGAACGGGCTGCTGGAGCCCTCGGAAGGCAGAATAGCCGTGCTCGGGGCGGATATGAAGGGCAGGCGAAAGGACATCTGGAAGAACGTGGGCATCGTCTTCCAGAGGTCTGACGATCAGCTGTTCGCGCCGACCGTTCTGGACGACGTCATGTTCGGCCCGATCAACATGGGCCTGAGCATCGCAGACGCAAAGAAGGCCGCAGAAGAAGCGCTGGAGACAGTAGGAGCCGCACACCTGGCCCAGAAGATGCCGAACTACCTCTCGGGAGGCCAGAAACGCCTGGTCTGCATTGCGGGCGTCCTGGCCATGAAGCCCAAAGTGATCGCCATGGACGAGCCGACGTCGGACCTCGATCCCCAGCATGCCGAGATAGTCGAGCAGATCATCCGGGACCTGCGGAACAGGCATGGCATAAGCGTGGTTATCGCGACGCACGACATGGATATGGCCGCAAGGCTGTGCGATCGCATCTGCGTCGTCAAAGGCGGCTCCATCATCGCAGACGGGACGCCGGCAGACGTGTTCTACGACGGGCAGATACTCGCGGAATCAGGCCTGAAGAAGCCCCGGGTAGCCGAGACATACGAGGCCATATGCAGGGTCACCGGTACATCGCCCTGCAACAGGCCGATTACGCCGGAGGATCTTGCACTGTGTGTGGAAGAGATGCTGAAGGAGAGGCTGAAAACAAATTTGGGGGATACCCAAAATAGCAGTAAAGACTTCGCAAGCGGAGGGATCTAA
- a CDS encoding chemotaxis protein CheC codes for MNDMTQLSEFQMDSLKELGNIGSAHAATSLSIMIGHDIDMRVPEIEIAPLESIGSLINPDEKVIGIYFQLIDGDSNSDGHIYLLFPEESAYSISDMLMCLEKGTTREITDLEKSALMEVGNVLISSFGDASAELLGITMLPSTPTYRHDMARSLINEIVADLGKTTKNAILFKTALTNETNNVNGYLLLLPEPQTLENMLTLLGAKVNGG; via the coding sequence ATGAACGACATGACACAACTGAGCGAGTTCCAGATGGACTCCCTGAAAGAGCTGGGCAACATCGGCTCCGCGCATGCGGCTACATCGCTTTCGATAATGATCGGTCACGACATCGACATGAGGGTGCCAGAGATAGAGATCGCCCCGCTGGAGTCTATCGGCTCATTGATTAACCCCGACGAAAAAGTAATAGGCATTTACTTCCAGCTAATCGACGGGGACTCTAACAGCGACGGCCACATCTACCTGCTCTTCCCGGAGGAGAGCGCATACTCGATCTCGGACATGCTCATGTGCCTGGAAAAAGGCACGACCAGGGAGATTACGGACCTCGAGAAGTCTGCCCTGATGGAGGTGGGTAACGTACTTATATCCTCCTTCGGAGACGCTTCGGCAGAGCTTCTGGGCATCACCATGCTGCCCTCGACCCCGACGTACAGGCACGATATGGCGAGAAGCCTGATCAACGAAATAGTAGCCGATCTCGGCAAGACCACAAAAAACGCGATCCTCTTCAAGACGGCGCTGACAAATGAAACCAACAACGTAAACGGCTACCTGCTCCTGCTGCCGGAGCCGCAGACACTCGAAAATATGTTGACGCTGCTCGGGGCCAAGGTTAATGGCGGTTGA
- a CDS encoding chemotaxis protein CheD: protein MAVEEIKVGMGDIAVARNAGILTIIGLGSCVGVALYYPKGRIGGLAHIMLPDSSRSRPGTVMEKYADVGLPTMVDRMKKLGADPIGMTARLVGGASMFKGPAGNGTGVFNIGESNVAACRNCLKAQKIRIAGEEVLGNKGRTMRFDLATGKIVVRYVDGVTLEL, encoded by the coding sequence ATGGCGGTTGAAGAGATCAAAGTAGGCATGGGGGACATAGCGGTTGCCAGAAACGCTGGCATCCTGACCATCATCGGCCTCGGATCGTGCGTGGGAGTAGCCCTCTACTACCCGAAGGGCCGCATCGGGGGACTGGCCCATATCATGCTGCCGGACAGCAGTCGCTCCAGGCCGGGCACAGTGATGGAAAAATACGCCGACGTCGGCCTGCCTACCATGGTGGATCGCATGAAAAAGCTTGGGGCTGACCCGATCGGGATGACCGCCAGGCTGGTCGGCGGCGCCAGCATGTTCAAGGGGCCGGCAGGCAACGGAACGGGAGTTTTCAACATCGGCGAGAGCAACGTCGCCGCCTGCAGGAACTGCCTGAAGGCGCAAAAGATCAGGATTGCCGGTGAAGAAGTCCTGGGCAACAAAGGCCGTACCATGAGATTCGATCTTGCGACCGGCAAGATCGTCGTCAGGTACGTGGATGGCGTTACGCTCGAACTATAG